A window of the Streptomyces sp. NBC_00250 genome harbors these coding sequences:
- a CDS encoding ATP-grasp domain-containing protein produces MSTIVILGGAAPEGAGHGRDLSLRALQQFKARGSRVVVTDTADALAAAPEYASLADETHAVDYADPESCVAWALEYRGRHAVDAVTGFREYSVLAVAAVADALGLAGNRPELVRTVRTKDLCRRRLADLGFRQPASALCSSAEDIAGFLARHGAPAVVKPRDAAGSEGVVRIDGAGDVANALRAARRGEEHGAVLVEEFVDGPEFSVEGVFTGGTPHALAVTRKLLAPGSFVEAGHTTPVTLPEGQHEEIAQEATRALKALGLTHGIFHVECWLTDRGPVLGEIHVRPGGDWLHAMVEWACPGLELFGALHDDLLGHPVSLPTSPSRGAAVRFVLPDPGVVTGIDGWDPPIGSPGLVHAELTVAPGDFVPSAASSGDRVGTVCLGAESAEAADRGIEALLGGLRVRTRPPHTGSSMAEIAEEWDAYQEVPAIDEAYAEALGDQFAGQFSGATPDYLELLAARLGWSKGTRVLDAGCGTGGLTAALAARTGCEAVGLDASPAAVRVARTRLADGGSAGDAAHGGDSDHRVSYRVGDMTAPDLPPASFDAVLAIGSGYWSDPAVAVRNWRTLLRGDHPAVVVVISRILRPPTPRDLELTLQEGLFEPLPDWEGALAAAGFRVEVRDLTANDADCVERLHAALARRLPELRAQMGPELGERYVAEVEVLRDEHRAGRMRRTEVVATFIGGADGC; encoded by the coding sequence AAGGCCAGGGGCAGCCGCGTCGTGGTGACCGACACGGCGGACGCGCTCGCCGCCGCCCCCGAGTACGCCTCCCTCGCGGACGAGACGCACGCCGTCGACTACGCCGACCCCGAGTCCTGTGTCGCATGGGCCCTGGAGTACCGCGGGCGGCATGCCGTGGACGCGGTGACGGGATTCCGGGAGTACTCGGTCCTGGCGGTCGCGGCGGTGGCCGACGCCCTCGGGCTCGCGGGCAACCGGCCCGAACTCGTCCGTACGGTCCGCACCAAGGACCTGTGCCGGCGGCGCCTTGCGGACCTCGGCTTCCGGCAACCTGCCTCGGCGCTGTGCTCCTCCGCCGAGGACATCGCCGGCTTCCTCGCCCGGCACGGCGCTCCGGCCGTGGTCAAACCGCGCGACGCGGCGGGGAGCGAGGGCGTCGTACGGATCGACGGCGCCGGTGACGTGGCGAACGCGCTGCGCGCGGCCCGCAGGGGCGAGGAGCACGGTGCCGTGCTCGTCGAGGAGTTCGTCGACGGACCGGAGTTCAGCGTCGAGGGCGTCTTCACCGGCGGCACCCCGCACGCCCTCGCCGTCACCCGGAAGCTCCTCGCGCCGGGCTCCTTCGTCGAGGCCGGACACACGACCCCCGTCACCCTTCCCGAAGGTCAGCACGAGGAGATCGCCCAGGAGGCCACCCGGGCGCTCAAGGCGCTCGGGCTGACCCACGGGATCTTCCACGTCGAGTGCTGGCTCACCGACCGGGGTCCCGTCCTGGGCGAGATCCATGTGCGGCCCGGCGGTGACTGGCTGCACGCCATGGTCGAGTGGGCCTGCCCCGGACTTGAGCTCTTCGGCGCCCTCCACGACGATCTGCTCGGGCACCCGGTGTCCCTGCCGACCTCGCCGTCGCGGGGCGCCGCGGTGCGCTTCGTCCTGCCGGACCCCGGCGTGGTCACCGGCATCGACGGATGGGATCCGCCGATCGGAAGCCCCGGACTCGTCCACGCCGAACTCACCGTGGCTCCGGGAGACTTCGTCCCATCCGCCGCTTCGTCCGGCGACCGCGTCGGCACCGTGTGTCTGGGGGCGGAGAGCGCGGAGGCCGCGGATCGCGGGATCGAGGCCCTGCTCGGCGGCCTGCGGGTGCGCACCCGTCCCCCGCACACCGGTTCCTCCATGGCGGAGATCGCGGAGGAGTGGGACGCGTACCAGGAGGTCCCCGCCATCGACGAGGCGTACGCGGAGGCGTTGGGCGATCAGTTCGCGGGACAGTTCAGCGGCGCGACCCCGGACTACCTGGAGCTGCTCGCCGCGCGCCTCGGCTGGTCGAAGGGCACCCGGGTCCTGGACGCCGGATGCGGCACCGGCGGTCTGACCGCGGCGCTCGCCGCACGAACGGGCTGCGAGGCGGTGGGACTTGATGCCAGCCCGGCCGCCGTACGGGTCGCCCGCACGCGCCTGGCCGACGGCGGCTCAGCCGGTGACGCCGCCCACGGCGGGGATTCGGACCACCGGGTGAGCTACCGGGTGGGCGACATGACGGCCCCCGACCTCCCGCCCGCATCGTTCGACGCGGTGCTCGCCATCGGCTCGGGCTACTGGTCGGATCCGGCCGTGGCGGTCCGCAACTGGCGGACCCTCCTGCGGGGCGACCACCCCGCGGTGGTCGTCGTGATCAGCCGCATCCTCCGGCCGCCCACGCCCCGCGACCTGGAACTCACCCTGCAAGAGGGCCTGTTCGAGCCGCTCCCGGACTGGGAAGGAGCTCTGGCCGCGGCGGGGTTCCGCGTCGAGGTACGGGACCTGACCGCGAACGACGCGGACTGCGTGGAGCGGCTCCATGCGGCGCTCGCCCGTCGGCTGCCCGAGCTGCGCGCGCAGATGGGGCCGGAGCTCGGCGAGAGGTACGTGGCCGAGGTCGAGGTGCTGAGGGACGAGCACCGGGCCGGCCGGATGCGGCGTACGGAGGTCGTGGCCACCTTCATCGGCGGTGCCGATGGGTGCTGA
- a CDS encoding FAD-dependent oxidoreductase: MGADRAPADSAPAVRLAPDTDVAVVGAGIVGAAVALRVSAAFPRRRITVLDRGDATPGSGSATRRSLGVLAPWASTAGQRLLLERGATWTGGGTVRELLRPHLRRVPVLVVARTGTLDSLARSTIGTRMETASDELTAAARAACGELLLRKGDGQATVRGGMVVLDTAAAADALLAAVAAGNGRVRLGARVARVEHLGHAQRLHLAGGDRITTSRTVLATGPWPGPELPAAAGGVSATRNLDRSPWRTKRMAALRIDRALPPGAPMVCFPDDDLFLLPSAEGPGAAGAIGAARGIGSAERPGGAWASFRCEDWDVAPGGGRDAYGGRDAYGERTLEAGRTVLAGRLPELALAAVPGPAAVDGYTPDRTPLTDRPAPNVVRAVAASGGGARFSWGIADRVLELLAL, encoded by the coding sequence ATGGGTGCTGACCGCGCTCCGGCCGACAGCGCGCCCGCTGTCCGCCTCGCGCCGGACACGGATGTGGCGGTGGTCGGCGCCGGCATCGTCGGGGCCGCCGTCGCCCTGCGGGTGTCCGCCGCGTTCCCACGCCGCCGGATCACGGTGCTCGACCGGGGCGACGCGACCCCGGGCTCGGGCTCGGCCACCCGGCGGTCGCTGGGCGTCCTGGCCCCCTGGGCGAGCACCGCCGGTCAGCGACTGCTGCTGGAGCGCGGGGCGACCTGGACCGGCGGTGGCACGGTCCGCGAACTGCTCCGCCCCCATCTGCGGCGGGTTCCGGTCCTCGTCGTCGCCCGCACCGGCACGCTGGACTCACTGGCCCGGTCCACGATCGGTACCCGGATGGAGACCGCTTCCGACGAACTGACCGCCGCGGCCCGCGCGGCCTGCGGCGAACTGCTGCTGAGGAAAGGCGACGGGCAGGCCACCGTCCGCGGCGGCATGGTCGTCCTGGACACCGCCGCGGCCGCCGATGCCCTGCTGGCAGCGGTGGCCGCCGGGAACGGCCGGGTCAGGCTCGGTGCGCGGGTGGCGCGGGTCGAGCACCTGGGCCACGCGCAGCGGCTCCACCTGGCCGGCGGGGACCGGATCACCACGAGCCGTACTGTGCTCGCCACGGGGCCGTGGCCCGGCCCCGAACTCCCTGCCGCCGCGGGCGGAGTCTCCGCCACCCGGAACCTCGACCGATCGCCCTGGCGGACCAAGAGGATGGCCGCGCTGCGCATCGACCGGGCGCTGCCGCCAGGTGCGCCGATGGTCTGCTTTCCCGACGACGACCTGTTTCTGCTCCCGTCGGCGGAAGGCCCCGGGGCGGCGGGAGCCATCGGGGCAGCGCGAGGCATCGGGTCGGCGGAACGCCCCGGCGGCGCCTGGGCCAGTTTCCGCTGCGAGGACTGGGACGTCGCACCCGGTGGCGGAAGGGACGCGTACGGCGGACGGGACGCTTACGGCGAGCGGACCCTGGAGGCGGGCCGTACCGTGCTGGCCGGCCGCCTGCCGGAACTCGCGCTCGCGGCCGTCCCCGGCCCGGCGGCCGTCGACGGCTACACCCCCGACCGCACCCCGCTCACCGACCGGCCCGCCCCGAACGTGGTCCGCGCAGTGGCCGCCTCCGGGGGCGGCGCCCGCTTCTCCTGGGGCATCGCCGACCGGGTGCTCGAACTGCTGGCGCTGTGA
- a CDS encoding class I tRNA ligase family protein: MTDHLILSALPTPNGELHLGHLGGPFLAADALARHLRAEGHRVTVFSATDGWESYVLDAARREDRTPEETAHDYHVRIRAALAATDCAPDVFLDLHDEPAAHHHRAWHHWLAERLDERRRVEVRGERLLADAADGEELVACWLAGRCPACGEGVSGYTCEACGMWFQPGLVRDARSRHPRTGVTGTRTRSAFLRLDTAALIAMAHQRQVPEGYVDLVHRYLELNGPVWRLTHPLGWGIPWTTGGTLAARQVHSTYALGTTAMFLLAGQQHARLHGLPRNPFLPDGGSRPRFTLCFGMDGALPLLMQLAVQEAAEVPSAPDEYRFNQFMTLDGEKFSTSRHHVIRVSDYVTAGLDTDALRFHLARRHPGEKPTDFTPEAFAEDVAETLVGRLGRVLDLCEGLPSTAACPPTAASPPPAPAASPFPAASASLSAAPSSARVLGLYEATADRHRKAFVTGDLAEAAAAVDDWLAVAPAAVEASGATATLAVLAALSAPLMPRWAEEVWSRLSLPGTPAPTVARELLAADAGRRPVSGRLPRFAPVSAAAVRALAPKPR, encoded by the coding sequence ATGACCGACCACTTGATTCTGTCCGCCCTGCCCACGCCCAACGGCGAGCTCCATCTCGGCCATCTCGGTGGCCCGTTCCTGGCTGCCGACGCCCTGGCCCGCCATCTGCGCGCCGAGGGCCACCGGGTCACCGTCTTCTCGGCCACGGACGGCTGGGAGTCGTACGTCCTCGACGCCGCACGGCGGGAGGACCGGACGCCGGAGGAGACCGCCCACGACTACCACGTACGCATCCGGGCCGCGCTGGCCGCGACCGACTGCGCGCCCGACGTCTTCCTCGACCTCCACGACGAGCCGGCCGCGCACCACCACCGGGCCTGGCACCACTGGCTAGCCGAACGGCTGGACGAGCGCCGGCGCGTCGAGGTGCGCGGCGAGCGGCTGCTCGCCGACGCGGCCGACGGCGAGGAACTCGTCGCCTGCTGGCTGGCGGGACGCTGTCCGGCCTGCGGCGAGGGCGTGTCCGGGTACACCTGCGAGGCGTGCGGGATGTGGTTCCAGCCCGGTCTCGTGCGCGACGCCCGCTCCCGGCACCCCCGCACCGGGGTCACCGGGACCCGGACCCGTTCGGCGTTCCTCCGCTTGGACACCGCCGCGCTCATCGCCATGGCCCATCAGCGACAGGTGCCCGAGGGCTACGTCGACCTCGTCCACCGCTATCTGGAACTCAACGGGCCCGTCTGGCGGCTGACGCATCCCCTCGGCTGGGGCATCCCGTGGACCACGGGCGGCACCCTGGCAGCCCGACAGGTCCACTCGACGTACGCCCTCGGGACCACGGCGATGTTCCTGCTCGCCGGTCAGCAGCACGCACGCCTGCACGGCCTGCCGCGGAACCCGTTCCTTCCGGACGGGGGCTCCCGGCCCCGGTTCACCCTCTGTTTCGGCATGGACGGCGCGCTGCCGCTGCTCATGCAGCTCGCCGTGCAGGAGGCCGCCGAGGTGCCGTCGGCACCGGACGAGTACCGCTTCAACCAGTTCATGACCCTGGACGGGGAGAAGTTCTCGACCAGCCGTCACCATGTCATCCGCGTGTCGGACTACGTCACGGCCGGACTGGACACGGACGCACTCCGCTTCCACCTCGCCCGCCGCCATCCCGGTGAGAAGCCGACCGACTTCACCCCCGAGGCGTTCGCGGAGGATGTGGCGGAGACTCTGGTGGGGCGTCTCGGCCGGGTGCTGGATCTCTGCGAGGGCCTGCCGTCCACCGCCGCGTGCCCGCCCACCGCCGCGTCCCCGCCCCCGGCCCCTGCCGCATCCCCGTTCCCTGCCGCGTCCGCTTCCCTGTCCGCGGCTCCGAGCTCGGCGCGCGTCCTCGGGCTGTACGAAGCGACAGCGGACCGGCACAGGAAGGCCTTCGTCACCGGGGACCTCGCGGAGGCGGCAGCGGCGGTCGACGACTGGCTGGCGGTGGCGCCCGCCGCGGTCGAAGCGTCCGGCGCCACCGCCACCCTCGCGGTACTGGCCGCACTGAGCGCGCCGCTCATGCCCCGATGGGCGGAAGAGGTCTGGAGCCGCCTGTCACTCCCCGGTACGCCGGCGCCGACCGTGGCCCGAGAACTCCTCGCGGCCGACGCCGGCCGTCGTCCCGTATCCGGGCGCCTGCCGCGCTTCGCCCCCGTGAGCGCGGCGGCCGTACGAGCGCTCGCGCCGAAGCCCCGCTGA
- a CDS encoding ATP-grasp domain-containing protein: protein MPSVLFVNARRSPLEVNAAALAAHRLGFEVVLLADREPLFASELLAETRVVDTFDAPATRTAALDLARRHDIQGVLTWGDRDVEFVAALAAELGLPGLPTDAARTVRNKYLTREALAAAGRPDLMPGYARVHDEASLRSAAERLGYPAILKPTSASGSRGIHRVDSAAGLTDEYGLLRSFTRPERDPIFRARPGELIYEEFLDGSEHSVEGLVVGDRLRIVGITDKWVTPDYSIEYLQVHPTALDPVRRQAVEELTEVTVRATGMRDCAFHLECRVLPDGSTKLLEVAGRIGGGYITSHLVPLATGIDFYAATVAVATGNAPDLTPRAAFHAGSRQLISPASGVFSGFGGLDAVLELPGVEHVALDQAIGTKVALPPTDYMSCVLGSVIARRGSHTAVREVLGRAADVADPLLAEPAGSSAGPR from the coding sequence ATGCCATCCGTCCTGTTCGTCAATGCCCGTCGGTCGCCGCTGGAGGTCAACGCCGCCGCGCTCGCGGCGCACCGACTCGGCTTCGAGGTCGTGCTCCTCGCCGACCGCGAGCCGCTCTTCGCCTCCGAACTCCTCGCCGAGACCCGTGTCGTGGACACCTTCGACGCTCCGGCCACGCGCACCGCCGCCCTCGATCTCGCCCGCCGCCACGACATCCAGGGAGTCCTCACCTGGGGCGACCGCGACGTCGAGTTCGTCGCCGCCCTGGCGGCGGAACTCGGCCTGCCCGGACTGCCGACCGACGCGGCCCGCACCGTCCGCAACAAGTACCTGACGCGCGAGGCCCTGGCAGCGGCCGGACGACCGGATCTGATGCCCGGATACGCCCGCGTCCACGACGAGGCCTCGCTGCGGTCGGCGGCGGAGCGCCTCGGGTACCCCGCGATCCTCAAGCCGACGAGCGCGTCGGGCAGCCGTGGCATCCACCGGGTCGACAGTGCGGCCGGGCTGACCGACGAGTACGGGCTGCTGCGGTCCTTCACCCGGCCGGAGCGGGATCCGATCTTCCGTGCGCGGCCCGGCGAGCTGATCTACGAGGAGTTCCTCGACGGCAGCGAGCACAGCGTCGAGGGCCTCGTCGTCGGGGACCGGCTCCGGATCGTCGGGATCACCGACAAGTGGGTCACGCCCGACTATTCCATCGAGTATCTGCAGGTCCATCCGACCGCGCTGGATCCGGTCCGCCGGCAGGCCGTGGAGGAGCTGACCGAGGTCACCGTACGCGCCACCGGAATGCGTGACTGCGCCTTCCACCTGGAATGCCGTGTGCTGCCGGACGGATCGACCAAGCTCCTTGAGGTCGCCGGACGGATCGGCGGCGGGTACATCACCTCCCATCTGGTCCCGCTCGCCACCGGGATCGACTTCTACGCGGCCACCGTCGCCGTGGCCACGGGGAACGCCCCCGACCTCACCCCGCGCGCGGCCTTCCACGCCGGTTCCCGGCAGCTCATCAGCCCGGCATCGGGCGTCTTCAGCGGATTCGGCGGCCTCGACGCCGTGCTCGAACTCCCCGGTGTGGAGCACGTCGCGCTCGACCAGGCCATCGGCACCAAGGTGGCCCTGCCGCCGACGGACTACATGAGCTGCGTCCTCGGCTCCGTCATCGCGCGCCGCGGCAGCCACACCGCCGTGCGCGAGGTGCTGGGGAGGGCCGCCGACGTGGCGGACCCCCTCCTCGCGGAACCGGCCGGATCCTCCGCGGGCCCGCGATGA
- a CDS encoding MFS transporter gives MTPEAPPRPRAEDRGAQAAVLAQWTLACCAVWALLTVLPLHLTQTRRLGAGTVAVLVTEGVVCLRLMRVLAGQALGRLRPGTAIRIALALGAAAFGVLAVADGHPVALAAVLPVIGLAFGMNAMALKLIAAAAPASGRTKGFAAQAVAVNIGMALGPLAGVAVQQRFGMAAFCLAAAGANLVALGPVLAVRPPGGADRAPVGVPLRAQLKLLVRDPGPRLPLALTALGFVLYTQLFATLPLYAHGVLGGDGSLGTVFLVNGLLIIVLQMPLVLVTGRLGLSPITLCVLGFACFAAAFACLGAGHGTVGLFAGVVLVTFGEMLLMPSLDVLVGGAGPSERHAVYFSLAALATGLGEAFGSFAGVRIANAPGLGPASLYVGLAALTAVGVAAAVALRIVRPARS, from the coding sequence ATGACCCCGGAGGCACCCCCGCGGCCCCGGGCCGAGGACCGTGGGGCGCAGGCCGCCGTGCTCGCCCAGTGGACGCTGGCCTGCTGCGCGGTGTGGGCGCTGCTCACCGTGCTGCCGCTGCACCTCACCCAGACCCGTCGTCTGGGTGCGGGCACGGTGGCCGTCCTGGTGACGGAGGGCGTGGTGTGTCTTCGGCTGATGCGGGTCCTCGCGGGGCAGGCGCTGGGCCGGCTGCGGCCCGGCACGGCGATCCGGATCGCGCTCGCTCTGGGCGCGGCCGCGTTCGGCGTACTCGCGGTGGCCGACGGGCACCCGGTGGCGCTGGCAGCCGTGCTCCCGGTCATCGGCCTGGCGTTCGGCATGAACGCGATGGCGTTGAAGCTCATCGCGGCCGCCGCGCCGGCCTCCGGCCGTACGAAGGGCTTCGCAGCGCAGGCCGTGGCCGTCAACATCGGTATGGCACTGGGTCCGTTGGCGGGTGTCGCCGTCCAACAGCGGTTCGGGATGGCCGCGTTCTGTCTCGCCGCGGCGGGGGCCAACCTCGTGGCACTGGGTCCGGTGCTCGCCGTACGGCCGCCCGGAGGCGCCGACCGGGCGCCTGTCGGCGTGCCGCTGCGCGCTCAACTGAAGCTGCTGGTCCGGGATCCGGGCCCACGGCTGCCGCTCGCCCTCACCGCACTCGGGTTCGTCCTGTACACCCAGCTCTTCGCCACGCTCCCGCTGTACGCGCACGGTGTCCTGGGCGGCGACGGCTCCCTGGGCACGGTGTTCCTCGTCAACGGGCTGCTGATCATCGTGCTCCAGATGCCACTGGTCCTGGTGACGGGTCGTCTGGGGCTCTCGCCGATCACGCTGTGCGTTCTCGGGTTCGCCTGCTTCGCCGCCGCCTTCGCCTGCCTCGGCGCGGGACACGGCACGGTCGGGCTGTTCGCCGGGGTCGTGCTCGTCACCTTCGGCGAGATGCTTCTGATGCCCTCGCTCGACGTCCTCGTCGGAGGGGCCGGCCCCTCGGAACGCCACGCCGTGTACTTCTCCCTGGCGGCCCTCGCCACGGGCCTCGGCGAGGCGTTCGGCAGCTTCGCCGGCGTCCGTATCGCGAACGCCCCCGGCTTGGGGCCCGCATCGCTGTACGTCGGACTGGCCGCCCTCACAGCCGTAGGAGTGGCGGCGGCGGTGGCGCTCCGCATCGTGCGACCGGCCCGGTCCTGA
- a CDS encoding APC family permease, with product MNDRSSSGGGGLRAGALGTFDSVVMAVAGCGPAYIVVALIPALVATVGFAAPAALLYGAIPMVGIALAFRYLGRLDVNAGATYSWVARTLHPVLGFLSGWAVVAATVLFIIASTTPAGMATLSLVDEDLAGNDVLATGVGLGWFLLIAALVASGARIAAGARVVAVGTQLALLLAVAVTALTQDTHAAAFSFSWFGFGHFDATHSFTAGALIVGALYWGWDVTANLSEETRSGRGGSGLGGLIGLLVVATTLLTLTVSVNVLLGPGAVTSMDASFLLTLGEAAWPGVGGTLLALAVPLAMVATLETTLLQATRTLFAMGRDRTVPSFLGRVHPRRKTPVASTLVVCAVAVTTLALITLTAPGFGILEDALMGIGLLIAFYYALAGITVTVAFRSVLFSSLGNLILLGLWPLAGVAFNVWVFAASVRTLSGTQLAIGLGALAVGLIPLGIARLQGGRAFFHPRPLNPQEAATAEAYAADDLPELRPADGRRDGLLSDF from the coding sequence GTGAACGACAGGTCCAGCAGTGGCGGGGGCGGGCTGAGGGCGGGGGCCCTGGGGACCTTCGACTCCGTGGTCATGGCGGTCGCGGGCTGCGGACCGGCGTACATCGTCGTCGCGCTGATTCCCGCGCTCGTCGCGACGGTCGGCTTCGCCGCTCCGGCCGCCCTGCTCTACGGCGCGATCCCCATGGTCGGCATCGCCCTGGCCTTCCGGTACCTGGGGCGGCTCGACGTCAACGCGGGCGCCACGTACTCCTGGGTCGCCAGGACGCTGCACCCCGTCCTCGGCTTCCTCAGCGGATGGGCTGTGGTCGCCGCGACCGTCCTCTTCATCATCGCTTCGACGACGCCCGCGGGGATGGCCACCCTGTCCCTCGTCGACGAGGACCTGGCCGGGAACGACGTCCTGGCCACCGGGGTCGGCCTCGGCTGGTTCCTGCTGATCGCGGCCCTCGTGGCATCGGGTGCCCGGATCGCCGCCGGGGCGCGTGTCGTCGCCGTGGGAACACAACTGGCCCTTCTGCTGGCCGTGGCCGTCACCGCGCTGACACAGGACACCCACGCCGCCGCCTTCTCCTTCTCCTGGTTCGGATTCGGGCACTTCGACGCGACCCACTCCTTCACCGCCGGCGCGCTGATCGTGGGCGCCCTGTACTGGGGCTGGGACGTGACGGCGAACCTCAGCGAGGAGACCCGCAGCGGCCGGGGCGGCTCCGGACTGGGTGGCCTGATCGGCCTTCTCGTCGTCGCCACCACGCTCCTCACCCTGACGGTCAGCGTGAACGTGCTCCTGGGGCCGGGCGCAGTGACCTCGATGGACGCGAGCTTCCTCCTCACGCTCGGCGAGGCCGCCTGGCCCGGAGTGGGCGGCACCCTGCTCGCGCTCGCCGTACCGCTGGCCATGGTCGCCACGCTGGAGACCACGCTCCTGCAGGCGACCCGCACGCTGTTCGCCATGGGACGCGACCGCACGGTCCCCTCGTTCCTCGGCCGAGTCCACCCACGACGGAAGACTCCCGTGGCGTCCACGCTGGTCGTCTGCGCGGTCGCGGTGACGACGTTGGCGCTCATCACGCTCACCGCCCCCGGGTTCGGCATCCTCGAAGACGCCCTGATGGGAATCGGCCTGCTGATCGCCTTCTACTACGCGCTGGCCGGCATCACCGTCACCGTGGCCTTCCGCAGCGTGCTGTTCTCCTCGCTCGGCAATCTGATCCTCCTGGGGCTGTGGCCGCTCGCCGGCGTGGCGTTCAACGTCTGGGTCTTCGCCGCCTCGGTCCGGACCCTGTCCGGGACACAACTGGCCATCGGCCTCGGCGCGTTGGCCGTCGGGCTGATCCCGCTGGGCATCGCCCGCCTCCAGGGCGGGCGGGCGTTCTTCCACCCCCGACCGCTCAATCCGCAGGAAGCGGCCACCGCGGAGGCGTACGCAGCGGACGACCTGCCGGAACTCCGCCCGGCCGACGGCCGACGGGACGGCCTCCTGTCGGACTTCTGA
- a CDS encoding agmatine deiminase family protein — translation MNRSEPSRHARPGLNRRGFLIAAGATAAAATLAATRFQAGAAPAAGTLRVPVEDARHTRTWMAWPDSTSIWGGKLSGVQADIALIARTIAKYEPVIVCANSGSAAKARQLCGSSVTVISSIPVDDCWMRDSGPVFRTDGAGGLDAVGLNFNGWGNKQAHAKDALVAGRVASYVGVPITYADLVGEGGAIEQDGAGTLMATRSSLVNRNRNPGVSERQLEAAMCEAYGASKVIWFDGVRGQDITDDHVDATSRFLAPGEALVQMPLSSETDAYARDARQQFSILSGSTAADGTPMDTMRLQGPDYYKIRSTNEDFLASYANFYLCNGAVISAHFGDTRADQAAKATLARLYPDRVIEQLNIDRLGTGGGGIHCVTQQQPAR, via the coding sequence GTGAACCGATCCGAACCCAGCCGCCACGCCCGACCGGGTCTCAACAGGCGAGGATTCCTGATCGCGGCCGGTGCGACCGCGGCGGCGGCGACCCTCGCGGCGACCCGGTTCCAGGCCGGTGCCGCCCCGGCCGCCGGCACCCTCCGGGTCCCGGTCGAGGACGCCCGGCACACCCGTACGTGGATGGCCTGGCCCGACAGCACGTCGATCTGGGGCGGCAAACTGAGCGGCGTCCAGGCGGACATCGCGCTCATCGCCCGTACGATCGCGAAGTACGAGCCGGTCATCGTGTGCGCCAACTCCGGAAGCGCCGCCAAGGCCCGCCAGCTGTGCGGCTCCTCGGTCACCGTCATCAGCTCGATCCCCGTCGACGACTGCTGGATGCGCGACTCCGGGCCCGTCTTCCGTACCGACGGCGCCGGTGGTCTGGACGCGGTCGGCCTCAACTTCAACGGCTGGGGCAACAAGCAGGCCCACGCCAAGGACGCCCTCGTCGCCGGACGCGTCGCCTCCTACGTGGGCGTGCCGATCACCTACGCCGACCTGGTCGGCGAGGGCGGTGCCATCGAGCAGGACGGTGCCGGCACGCTCATGGCCACCCGCAGCAGCCTCGTGAACCGCAACCGCAACCCCGGGGTGTCGGAGCGCCAGTTGGAGGCGGCCATGTGCGAGGCGTACGGAGCTTCCAAGGTCATCTGGTTCGACGGCGTCCGCGGCCAGGACATCACCGACGACCACGTCGACGCCACGTCCCGCTTCCTGGCCCCCGGCGAGGCCCTCGTGCAGATGCCGCTGTCGTCCGAGACCGACGCCTACGCCCGGGACGCGCGCCAGCAGTTCAGCATCCTGTCCGGCTCCACGGCCGCCGACGGCACACCCATGGACACGATGCGTCTCCAGGGCCCGGACTACTACAAGATCCGGTCCACCAACGAGGACTTCCTCGCCTCCTACGCCAACTTCTACCTCTGCAACGGCGCCGTGATCAGCGCCCACTTCGGGGACACGCGCGCGGACCAGGCGGCGAAGGCCACCCTGGCCCGCCTCTACCCCGACCGTGTCATCGAGCAGCTGAACATCGACCGCCTCGGCACGGGCGGCGGCGGCATCCACTGCGTCACCCAGCAACAGCCCGCCCGGTAG
- a CDS encoding TetR/AcrR family transcriptional regulator, giving the protein MAASAKDSRNPTAPPPRTRTTGAPPRSRASAKGEQTRARLIAAARTLLAGEMSERFTTRNVAALCGVSHGMCHYHFQDRTDLVLAVIADIRPEWISPLEEAVAAPGTFAERAERVLDLLGRPEGTDLAHLHSALHWHALNDDRVRESLEVEYRDWRACFVALFQVLADERGGDLDPRPLGEAVAAAVDGLAAVESLDAGVDSGAVIRTLVLTLAANA; this is encoded by the coding sequence ATGGCAGCATCCGCGAAGGACTCCCGGAATCCCACCGCTCCCCCGCCCCGGACCCGGACGACGGGCGCGCCACCGCGGTCACGGGCCTCTGCCAAGGGCGAGCAGACACGCGCGCGACTGATCGCGGCCGCCCGCACCCTGCTGGCGGGCGAGATGAGCGAGCGGTTCACCACCCGTAACGTCGCGGCGCTGTGCGGGGTGTCGCACGGGATGTGCCACTACCACTTCCAGGACCGGACCGACCTCGTGCTCGCGGTCATCGCGGACATCCGCCCCGAGTGGATCTCCCCTCTGGAGGAAGCCGTCGCCGCCCCCGGCACCTTCGCGGAGCGCGCCGAGCGGGTGCTCGACCTGCTCGGCAGGCCCGAGGGCACGGACCTCGCCCACCTCCACTCCGCCCTGCACTGGCACGCGTTGAACGACGACCGGGTACGGGAGTCCCTGGAGGTGGAGTACCGGGACTGGCGCGCCTGTTTCGTCGCTCTCTTCCAGGTTCTGGCCGACGAGCGCGGCGGGGACCTCGACCCACGCCCCCTGGGCGAGGCCGTCGCCGCGGCCGTCGACGGACTGGCCGCGGTGGAGTCCCTGGACGCCGGAGTCGACTCCGGGGCGGTCATCCGCACCTTGGTCCTCACCCTCGCGGCCAACGCCTGA